A genome region from Triticum aestivum cultivar Chinese Spring chromosome 2B, IWGSC CS RefSeq v2.1, whole genome shotgun sequence includes the following:
- the LOC123040478 gene encoding peroxidase 21 isoform X1 translates to MGLSSSLVPVTSALLLFCCLTAGNAAANGSGGLRLNYYSESCPRAEQIVKEQVRRLYEEHGNTAVSWLRALFHDRTVKSCDASLLLETDAATGLVSEQASPRSFGMRNFKYVGAIKSALERECPGTVSCADLLALAARDGAAMLGGPAAIPMRTGRRDATESQYGEVERYIPNHNDTVSAVLSRFAAMGLDAEAVVALLGAHSVGRVHCSNLVARMYPAVDGGIEPAYGAYLRGRCPTAEAREDTRDVAYARNDRATPMVLDNMYHKNLLKGRGLLLVDQRLASDPRTAPFVKKMAADNGYFRETIAAALVRMSENGPLTGGQGEVRRDCRFVNAK, encoded by the exons ATGGGTCTCAGCTCAAGCCTAGTGCCGGTGACATCTGCACTGCTCCTCTTCTGCTGCCTCACTGCTG GGAATGCTGCCGCTAATGGCAGCGGTGGTCTGAGGCTGAACTACTACTCCGAGAGCTGCCCGAGGGCGGAGCAGATCGTGAAGGAGCAGGTGAGGAGGCTGTACGAGGAGCACGGCAACACGGCCGTGTCGTGGCTCCGGGCCCTCTTCCACGACCGCACTGTCAAATCCTGCGACGCGTCGCTGCTCCTGGAGACCGATGCCGCCACGGGCCTCGTCTCCGAGCAGGCCTCCCCGAGGAGCTTCGGCATGCGCAACTTCAAGTACGTGGGCGCCATCAAGTCCGCCCTGGAGCGCGAGTGCCCGGGCACCGTCTCCTGCGCGGACCTCCTCGCGCTGGCCGCCCGGGACGGCGCGGCCAtgctgggcgggccggcggcgatccCGATGCGGACGGGGCGGCGGGACGCCACGGAGAGCCAGTACGGCGAGGTGGAGCGGTACATCCCGAACCACAACGACACGGTGTCGGCGGTGCTGTCCCGGTTCGCGGCCATGGGGCTGGACGCCGAGGCCGTGGTGGCTCTGCTGGGCGCGCACTCCGTGGGCCGCGTCCACTGCAGCAACCTGGTGGCGCGGATGTACCCGGCGGTGGACGGCGGCATCGAGCCGGCGTACGGCGCGTACCTGCggggcaggtgcccgacggcggagGCGAGGGAGGACACCCGCGACGTGGCGTACGCGCGCAACGACCGCGCCACGCCCATGGTGCTCGACAACATGTACCACAAGAACCTGCTGAAAGGCCGGGGCCTGCTGCTCGTGGACCAGAGGCTCGCCTCCGACCCGCGCACGGCGCCGTTCGTGAAGAAGATGGCCGCTGACAACGGGTACTTTCGTGAGACGATCGCGGCGGCGCTGGTGAGGATGTCGGAGAACGGGCCGCTCACCGGCGGGCAGGGGGAGGTCAGGAGGGACTGCAGGTTCGTCAACGCTAAGTGA
- the LOC123040478 gene encoding peroxidase 21 isoform X2, with the protein MAGNAAANGSGGLRLNYYSESCPRAEQIVKEQVRRLYEEHGNTAVSWLRALFHDRTVKSCDASLLLETDAATGLVSEQASPRSFGMRNFKYVGAIKSALERECPGTVSCADLLALAARDGAAMLGGPAAIPMRTGRRDATESQYGEVERYIPNHNDTVSAVLSRFAAMGLDAEAVVALLGAHSVGRVHCSNLVARMYPAVDGGIEPAYGAYLRGRCPTAEAREDTRDVAYARNDRATPMVLDNMYHKNLLKGRGLLLVDQRLASDPRTAPFVKKMAADNGYFRETIAAALVRMSENGPLTGGQGEVRRDCRFVNAK; encoded by the coding sequence ATGGCAGGGAATGCTGCCGCTAATGGCAGCGGTGGTCTGAGGCTGAACTACTACTCCGAGAGCTGCCCGAGGGCGGAGCAGATCGTGAAGGAGCAGGTGAGGAGGCTGTACGAGGAGCACGGCAACACGGCCGTGTCGTGGCTCCGGGCCCTCTTCCACGACCGCACTGTCAAATCCTGCGACGCGTCGCTGCTCCTGGAGACCGATGCCGCCACGGGCCTCGTCTCCGAGCAGGCCTCCCCGAGGAGCTTCGGCATGCGCAACTTCAAGTACGTGGGCGCCATCAAGTCCGCCCTGGAGCGCGAGTGCCCGGGCACCGTCTCCTGCGCGGACCTCCTCGCGCTGGCCGCCCGGGACGGCGCGGCCAtgctgggcgggccggcggcgatccCGATGCGGACGGGGCGGCGGGACGCCACGGAGAGCCAGTACGGCGAGGTGGAGCGGTACATCCCGAACCACAACGACACGGTGTCGGCGGTGCTGTCCCGGTTCGCGGCCATGGGGCTGGACGCCGAGGCCGTGGTGGCTCTGCTGGGCGCGCACTCCGTGGGCCGCGTCCACTGCAGCAACCTGGTGGCGCGGATGTACCCGGCGGTGGACGGCGGCATCGAGCCGGCGTACGGCGCGTACCTGCggggcaggtgcccgacggcggagGCGAGGGAGGACACCCGCGACGTGGCGTACGCGCGCAACGACCGCGCCACGCCCATGGTGCTCGACAACATGTACCACAAGAACCTGCTGAAAGGCCGGGGCCTGCTGCTCGTGGACCAGAGGCTCGCCTCCGACCCGCGCACGGCGCCGTTCGTGAAGAAGATGGCCGCTGACAACGGGTACTTTCGTGAGACGATCGCGGCGGCGCTGGTGAGGATGTCGGAGAACGGGCCGCTCACCGGCGGGCAGGGGGAGGTCAGGAGGGACTGCAGGTTCGTCAACGCTAAGTGA